From one bacterium genomic stretch:
- a CDS encoding phage tail protein has protein sequence MYKKIITILIAGIVFTAGLIMGFGGYVFAGDYNSSISNSSTAIVNQQVGDILLRYGVGGAEINKVTDALAVGISAVDLKATLVKFGVSDAGIAEVFAELDRLGAGDTPQSAPATGTINIKDEKGGAVPSAAEAESAPATTPQAGFKDISGLESETEIIEIKDGDDMTIRKRPGRTKYSNITLERAVFHDTSKNTIQNIKAAAPEERKNLIDELRVSRETFQTEIVSTSLNIRENAKELRDNFRKNEKTTIGHDKFETARIAVAHGKGLRMLNRFRSATARFDHILGRLESRIEKIRKVYYQDRIGNEAGIEWAAGQAGGPDMAIRIEEAKNMQVENEAKLVELQVKYESLLSGENPQRVAEEARQIAKELKSEIEKLHAKLREIATAVGGFIKIQGIPGK, from the coding sequence ATGTATAAGAAAATAATCACAATATTGATCGCGGGGATAGTGTTTACTGCCGGACTTATAATGGGTTTTGGCGGCTATGTTTTTGCTGGCGATTACAATAGCTCAATATCAAATAGCTCAACAGCAATAGTAAACCAGCAAGTTGGAGATATTCTTCTGCGCTACGGAGTCGGCGGCGCGGAGATTAATAAGGTTACCGACGCTCTGGCTGTCGGCATTAGCGCAGTTGATCTCAAGGCAACGCTGGTTAAGTTCGGCGTAAGCGACGCCGGGATTGCAGAAGTTTTTGCGGAACTTGATCGGCTTGGCGCTGGAGACACTCCACAATCTGCGCCTGCAACAGGCACTATTAATATCAAAGACGAGAAAGGGGGCGCTGTGCCGTCAGCGGCAGAAGCAGAGTCGGCACCAGCGACAACCCCACAAGCCGGTTTTAAAGATATTTCAGGGTTGGAAAGCGAAACCGAGATAATTGAAATCAAGGATGGCGATGATATGACTATCCGTAAGCGCCCCGGGAGAACAAAATACTCAAATATAACCCTGGAAAGAGCAGTATTTCACGATACCTCAAAGAACACCATACAGAATATCAAAGCCGCCGCGCCCGAGGAGCGAAAAAACTTAATAGACGAATTGCGAGTCAGCCGCGAGACATTTCAGACAGAGATAGTATCAACGAGTTTGAATATTCGCGAGAACGCAAAAGAACTTCGCGATAATTTCCGAAAAAACGAAAAAACAACAATAGGCCATGATAAATTTGAGACAGCGCGTATTGCTGTGGCTCATGGCAAAGGATTGCGAATGCTCAATCGTTTTCGTTCCGCCACAGCCCGCTTTGACCATATTCTTGGTAGATTAGAGTCGCGAATAGAAAAAATTAGAAAGGTATACTACCAGGACAGAATTGGAAATGAAGCTGGAATCGAGTGGGCCGCAGGGCAAGCCGGCGGGCCAGACATGGCTATTCGTATTGAGGAAGCGAAAAATATGCAGGTTGAAAACGAAGCGAAATTAGTAGAGCTTCAAGTCAAATACGAATCGTTGCTTTCGGGTGAAAATCCTCAAAGAGTCGCAGAAGAAGCTCGCCAAATAGCAAAAGAGTTGAAATCAGAAATAGAAAAGCTTCACGCCAAACTACGCGAGATCGCGACAGCAGTTGGAGGATTTATTAAGATTCAAGGAATTCCAGGCAAATAA
- a CDS encoding metal-sensing transcriptional repressor, whose product MTNQKQKALVGFKKAQSLIAKVTEMVKANEYCINIMQQNLAVIGLLKSAHQQLMENHLNTCFKKAMKTRNEKRIQEMIDEILKVTKLFNK is encoded by the coding sequence ATGACAAACCAAAAGCAAAAAGCGTTAGTCGGCTTTAAAAAAGCCCAAAGCTTGATTGCTAAAGTCACCGAAATGGTCAAGGCCAATGAATACTGCATCAATATTATGCAGCAAAATTTAGCAGTGATCGGGCTTTTGAAATCTGCCCATCAGCAGTTGATGGAAAACCATCTTAACACCTGTTTTAAGAAAGCAATGAAAACAAGAAATGAGAAAAGAATACAGGAAATGATCGACGAAATTCTAAAAGTCACGAAGTTATTTAATAAATAA
- a CDS encoding sulfite exporter TauE/SafE family protein, translating to MFKKIKIQIENIRSENDKALIETEVDILEGVKDIIVDEKNGGTVIEFDDNIISFNKIVEEIEKLGFKIESREKILPVRKEHIYFVEGMHCASCEVLIEKKLLALKEIESVEASTDKGKVVVVYQGQRPDTSKLNEIFKRENYLFFDHPIKTVGEKERSSFFTIAGSALLFIAGFFILKNSGLLGLINVNSTSSLPTFFLLGLMAGISSCAALVGGLILSMSKQWLQLYSEKDTVLNKLQPHLMFNFGRIISYAVLGALLGAIGSKLQISLGFTSFLVIAVSLIMAFLGLQMLGAKAFRKFQFTMPKFITRRIADETNFQGKYMPFLMGAFTFFLPCGFTITVQGLALISGSATQGALIMLFFALGTLPALLAIGLSAVKFFQKPHLSHKFLKVAGVLVLFFALYNVNAQLNVLGLPSFSDIKLKLNPGQRVSNNSGEGLAPIVGGKQIIKMDAFSYGYKPNYFKVKAGVPVRWEINDVGTSGCTNAIISKGLFSEEIPLTLGQTSVKEFTPEKPGKYKFSCWMGMVSGIIEVVDGKVAAKNSNASAQAANTDDSDVIPSGAKGCGCGGGGGSCAR from the coding sequence ATGTTCAAAAAAATAAAAATTCAAATTGAAAATATCCGCTCAGAAAATGATAAAGCGTTGATTGAGACCGAGGTTGACATCCTAGAAGGAGTGAAAGACATTATTGTTGATGAAAAGAATGGAGGAACTGTTATAGAGTTTGACGACAATATTATCTCTTTTAATAAGATAGTAGAAGAGATAGAGAAACTTGGTTTTAAAATAGAAAGCAGAGAGAAAATTCTGCCGGTAAGAAAAGAACACATCTATTTCGTCGAAGGAATGCATTGCGCTTCCTGCGAAGTTTTGATCGAGAAAAAACTATTGGCTCTAAAGGAAATAGAATCAGTTGAGGCCTCAACTGATAAGGGAAAGGTTGTGGTGGTTTATCAGGGTCAGAGGCCAGATACGAGTAAATTAAATGAAATTTTTAAAAGAGAAAATTATCTTTTCTTTGACCACCCAATAAAAACCGTAGGGGAAAAAGAAAGAAGTAGCTTTTTCACAATCGCCGGCTCGGCTTTGCTTTTTATTGCCGGCTTCTTCATTCTTAAAAATAGCGGCCTTCTTGGCCTAATAAATGTCAATTCAACTTCGTCTTTGCCAACGTTTTTTCTATTGGGATTGATGGCTGGGATTTCAAGCTGTGCAGCTCTAGTCGGCGGCTTAATTCTTTCTATGTCAAAACAATGGCTGCAACTCTATTCAGAAAAAGATACGGTTTTAAACAAGCTTCAGCCCCATTTAATGTTTAACTTTGGCAGAATTATCTCTTATGCGGTTTTAGGGGCTTTGTTGGGAGCCATTGGCAGTAAATTACAAATATCCCTAGGTTTCACCTCATTTTTAGTAATTGCGGTTTCCCTGATCATGGCTTTTTTGGGCTTGCAAATGCTGGGCGCAAAAGCTTTCCGAAAATTTCAGTTTACAATGCCAAAATTTATAACCAGGCGGATTGCCGATGAAACCAATTTTCAGGGGAAATACATGCCCTTTTTAATGGGAGCTTTTACTTTCTTTTTGCCTTGCGGCTTTACCATCACTGTCCAGGGACTGGCTTTGATTTCCGGAAGCGCGACTCAAGGCGCTTTAATCATGCTTTTCTTTGCCTTGGGAACATTACCGGCCCTTTTGGCAATCGGCTTATCAGCGGTTAAATTTTTCCAGAAGCCTCATTTGTCCCATAAATTTTTAAAAGTTGCCGGTGTTCTGGTTTTGTTTTTCGCTCTTTATAACGTCAATGCCCAGTTAAATGTTTTGGGACTCCCCAGTTTTAGCGATATAAAATTAAAACTTAACCCTGGCCAACGGGTTTCTAATAACAGCGGGGAAGGGCTGGCCCCTATCGTCGGCGGCAAGCAGATTATAAAAATGGACGCCTTTTCCTATGGCTATAAGCCAAATTACTTCAAGGTCAAAGCGGGCGTTCCGGTAAGATGGGAGATTAATGACGTGGGGACAAGCGGCTGCACTAACGCTATTATTTCAAAAGGTTTATTCAGTGAAGAAATCCCTCTTACTCTTGGTCAGACAAGCGTTAAAGAATTTACCCCAGAAAAGCCGGGAAAATACAAGTTTTCCTGCTGGATGGGAATGGTTTCCGGCATTATAGAAGTGGTTGATGGCAAGGTCGCAGCAAAAAACTCCAACGCTTCCGCTCAAGCCGCAAATACAGATGATAGTGATGTTATACCCTCCGGCGCCAAAGGCTGCGGTTGCGGCGGCGGCGGTGGCAGTTGCGCTCGGTAA
- a CDS encoding thioredoxin domain-containing protein — MKKAKFKIKGMHCQSCATLIEEKLKDLSGMINTKVNFDSQKGVVVYDEEKITEDDLYRAIKEAGDYQVVKIEEAGLEEELKNLPAGGEKTEEPAGLPKIMLLLYLLVGFSLISLILNVVLLNKFSPGNLTASVGAGAPREQEVPANNPQPSQPDQIPIAQFEITEDSHIRGDFNAPITLVEFSCFECPFSARHNPTLIKILDDYKEKVRLVYKHFPLGFHPNAQKAAEASECTAEQGKFWEYHDKLFENQPEGYSLDRFKQWAKDLGLNSGKFNECLDSGKFAQKVQADFQEGTEKGVNGTPATFINGQLVSGALPYDSFKQIIDGLLNQ, encoded by the coding sequence ATGAAAAAAGCGAAATTCAAAATTAAAGGCATGCATTGTCAATCTTGCGCCACTTTAATTGAGGAAAAATTAAAGGATTTAAGCGGAATGATTAATACAAAAGTTAATTTTGATTCGCAAAAAGGCGTTGTCGTCTATGACGAAGAAAAAATTACCGAAGATGATCTTTACCGGGCAATTAAGGAAGCCGGCGATTACCAAGTTGTCAAGATAGAAGAAGCTGGATTGGAAGAAGAATTAAAAAACCTGCCTGCGGGCGGGGAAAAAACCGAAGAACCAGCTGGTCTGCCCAAAATAATGCTTCTTCTGTACTTATTAGTCGGTTTTAGTCTTATCTCTTTAATCCTCAATGTCGTTTTGTTAAACAAATTTTCCCCGGGTAACTTGACAGCTAGCGTTGGCGCAGGGGCACCTCGAGAACAAGAGGTTCCAGCCAACAATCCTCAACCTTCTCAACCGGATCAAATACCAATTGCTCAATTTGAAATTACCGAAGATAGCCACATTCGCGGCGATTTCAATGCGCCGATTACTTTGGTTGAATTTTCCTGTTTTGAATGTCCTTTTAGCGCCAGGCACAATCCAACTCTGATTAAAATTTTAGACGATTATAAAGAAAAAGTAAGATTAGTTTACAAACATTTTCCTTTAGGGTTTCATCCCAACGCCCAAAAAGCGGCCGAGGCATCCGAGTGTACAGCAGAGCAGGGCAAATTTTGGGAATATCACGATAAATTATTTGAAAACCAACCCGAGGGCTATAGTTTAGACAGGTTTAAACAATGGGCAAAAGATTTGGGATTAAACAGCGGGAAATTTAATGAATGCCTTGATTCGGGGAAATTCGCCCAAAAAGTTCAGGCTGATTTTCAGGAAGGAACAGAAAAAGGAGTTAATGGCACCCCGGCCACTTTTATCAACGGACAATTAGTAAGCGGAGCATTGCCTTACGATTCGTTTAAGCAGATAATTGACGGTTTGCTCAATCAATAA
- a CDS encoding Fe-S-containing protein has translation MGKSRNVTNHQGKKYWPIFVVIVAVLIVGGFFLLRKPEKKDIGQSQCQVKEIIFYYLDGCEWCQKVKNEGTLEKIEQLGIKVTKINAAIGPVRHKFQGVPTFVINEKVYSGYRTFEELKELFACQADNEQNPQAQPSPVQAEKPFLGEKGGKVVLENGEVGLSAVTFNDNKARFYNIEMPNGKTIYFFVVKDKNNIYRAAANACQVCFGERKGFRQEGDEIVCNNCGNRYPIEKIATEKGGCNPGPINPNLEVRNEDIIIKQVDLERVLDLMF, from the coding sequence ATGGGGAAAAGTAGAAATGTTACAAATCATCAAGGGAAAAAATATTGGCCGATTTTTGTCGTTATAGTCGCTGTTTTGATTGTCGGAGGATTTTTCCTTTTGAGAAAACCGGAAAAGAAAGATATTGGGCAAAGCCAGTGTCAAGTCAAGGAAATAATTTTTTATTATCTTGACGGATGCGAATGGTGCCAGAAAGTCAAAAACGAAGGCACGCTTGAAAAGATTGAACAATTGGGGATAAAAGTGACAAAAATTAACGCGGCAATAGGGCCGGTTCGCCATAAATTTCAAGGCGTGCCGACTTTTGTCATTAATGAAAAAGTTTATTCCGGCTATAGAACTTTCGAGGAATTAAAAGAATTGTTTGCCTGTCAGGCGGATAACGAGCAGAATCCTCAAGCCCAACCATCTCCGGTTCAGGCCGAAAAACCCTTTCTTGGCGAAAAAGGCGGCAAGGTGGTCTTAGAAAATGGAGAAGTTGGATTGTCTGCCGTAACTTTTAACGACAACAAAGCCCGTTTTTACAATATTGAGATGCCAAATGGAAAAACAATTTATTTTTTTGTGGTCAAAGATAAAAACAATATTTACCGAGCTGCGGCTAATGCTTGCCAAGTGTGTTTCGGCGAGAGAAAAGGGTTTCGTCAGGAAGGAGATGAAATAGTTTGCAATAATTGCGGCAATCGTTATCCAATAGAGAAAATCGCTACCGAAAAAGGCGGATGCAATCCCGGGCCGATTAACCCGAATTTAGAGGTTAGGAATGAAGATATAATTATTAAACAAGTTGATTTGGAACGAGTTTTAGATTTAATGTTCTAA
- a CDS encoding heavy metal translocating P-type ATPase has protein sequence MEKTILKISGMHCASCSTIIENALKSEEGIKSVSVNFATEKAYLEFDPIKINIAGIQEMIEKSGYKAREEGLEDEIQDHHKDEKASEIKKLKNRFIAALSFSLPIIYMIMGEMLGLPMPMFFEKYGIFIQLILTTAVILSAFGIWQTGFKKLLRFSPNMDSLIFIGTAVAYFYSVVVSVLIFTGKEIDAHLYFESAALILVFISLGKYLESLTKGKTSEAIKKLIGVQPKTAIVIRNGQEIQVQISEVEVGDILMVKPGGKIPVDGIVIDGYSSVDQKVITGESIPLEKKAGDEVIGATLNQTGVLKFRATRVGKDTLFAQIIRIVEQAMGSKAPIQLLADKVSFYFVPAVMAIAVLSLVVWLLLGQPFSFALTAFVAVLIIACPCALGLATPTAVMMGTGLAAQRGILIKSGKALEIANSVNVVVFDKTGTLTRGEPVVTDIIEISNSLPAGQTGKLNILQIAASIEKNSEHPLAQAIVNKAKEENLELFEVQSFQAIPGKGITADFEGKKIFLGTRKLMAENEIDSFPFEAKMIELENQGKTAMILALGKEIVGLIAVADTLKENSKEAVAALHKMGKKVAIITGDNKRVAQAIAQEVGIDYVLAEVLPQEKSAEIKKLQSKGNVVAMVGDGINDAPALAQANLGIALGSGTDVAMETGEIVLIKDDLRDVIKAIGLSSYTLKKIKQNLFWAFFYNIVGIPVAAGILYPLTGWLLSPALAALAMAFSSVSVVSNSLLMKRYNG, from the coding sequence ATGGAAAAAACAATCTTAAAAATTTCAGGCATGCATTGCGCTTCGTGTTCAACTATTATTGAAAATGCGCTAAAAAGCGAGGAGGGTATAAAATCAGTTAGCGTCAATTTTGCTACAGAAAAGGCCTATTTGGAGTTTGATCCAATCAAGATTAACATTGCTGGAATTCAGGAAATGATCGAAAAATCGGGTTATAAGGCCAGAGAAGAAGGTCTTGAGGATGAAATTCAAGATCATCACAAGGATGAAAAGGCCTCGGAAATTAAAAAACTGAAAAATCGATTTATAGCCGCTTTGTCTTTCAGTCTGCCGATTATCTATATGATCATGGGAGAAATGCTGGGCTTGCCAATGCCGATGTTCTTTGAGAAATACGGGATTTTTATCCAGCTTATTTTGACGACAGCCGTTATACTTTCTGCTTTTGGCATTTGGCAAACGGGTTTTAAAAAACTGCTGCGTTTTTCGCCCAACATGGATTCCCTGATTTTTATCGGTACCGCCGTCGCTTATTTTTACAGCGTAGTCGTTTCTGTTTTAATATTTACCGGTAAAGAAATAGATGCTCATCTCTATTTTGAAAGCGCCGCCTTAATTTTGGTTTTCATTTCCCTGGGTAAGTATTTAGAGTCCCTAACTAAAGGGAAAACGAGCGAGGCGATTAAAAAATTAATTGGCGTCCAGCCTAAAACAGCCATTGTTATAAGAAATGGGCAAGAGATTCAAGTTCAGATTTCCGAGGTAGAGGTAGGAGACATCTTAATGGTGAAACCGGGAGGGAAAATTCCGGTTGACGGTATTGTCATTGATGGCTATTCAAGCGTTGACCAAAAAGTGATTACCGGAGAAAGCATTCCGCTTGAGAAAAAAGCCGGCGACGAGGTTATCGGCGCCACTCTCAACCAAACCGGAGTTTTAAAATTCCGGGCCACCCGCGTTGGCAAGGACACTCTTTTTGCCCAAATCATTCGTATCGTTGAACAGGCAATGGGATCAAAAGCCCCAATTCAGCTCTTGGCCGACAAAGTTTCTTTTTATTTCGTTCCGGCGGTAATGGCAATCGCGGTTTTGTCCTTGGTTGTCTGGCTTTTGCTGGGCCAGCCTTTTAGTTTTGCTTTGACTGCCTTCGTCGCTGTTTTGATTATTGCCTGCCCTTGCGCTTTGGGATTGGCCACGCCAACAGCAGTGATGATGGGTACGGGTCTGGCAGCCCAAAGAGGCATTTTAATCAAAAGCGGAAAAGCTTTGGAAATTGCCAATAGCGTCAATGTGGTGGTTTTTGATAAGACAGGGACATTAACTCGCGGCGAGCCAGTTGTTACTGATATTATAGAAATTTCAAATTCCCTACCTGCCGGACAGACAGGGAAACTTAATATTCTGCAAATAGCCGCTTCTATAGAAAAAAATTCCGAGCATCCGCTTGCCCAGGCAATTGTTAATAAGGCCAAAGAAGAGAATTTAGAACTATTTGAAGTTCAAAGTTTTCAGGCGATTCCGGGAAAAGGTATTACCGCGGATTTCGAGGGCAAAAAGATATTTTTAGGCACAAGAAAGCTAATGGCAGAAAACGAAATTGATTCTTTTCCTTTTGAGGCGAAAATGATTGAATTGGAAAACCAGGGGAAAACCGCCATGATTTTAGCCCTCGGAAAAGAAATTGTTGGCCTTATTGCCGTGGCCGATACCTTGAAAGAAAATTCCAAAGAGGCGGTGGCGGCGCTCCATAAAATGGGCAAAAAAGTAGCTATTATTACCGGAGACAATAAGCGGGTTGCTCAGGCAATAGCCCAGGAAGTTGGCATTGATTATGTTTTAGCTGAAGTCTTGCCGCAAGAAAAATCAGCCGAAATCAAAAAACTACAATCAAAAGGAAATGTGGTGGCAATGGTGGGCGATGGGATAAATGACGCGCCCGCCCTAGCTCAGGCCAATCTGGGAATCGCCTTGGGTTCGGGTACCGATGTTGCCATGGAAACCGGAGAAATCGTTTTGATTAAAGATGATCTTCGGGACGTGATTAAGGCCATTGGCCTTAGCAGTTACACCTTAAAGAAGATAAAACAAAATCTTTTCTGGGCTTTCTTTTATAATATAGTCGGCATTCCTGTTGCCGCTGGCATTCTTTACCCTTTAACCGGCTGGCTTTTGAGTCCTGCCTTGGCCGCTTTGGCCATGGCTTTCTCGTCAGTCAGCGTTGTTTCCAACTCTCTTTTAATGAAACGCTATAACGGGTAG
- a CDS encoding 2-oxoacid:acceptor oxidoreductase subunit alpha — MGKTDFTFKIAGEAGQGIASSGLVFSKIALRSGYFVFDFSEYPSLIRGGHNVYGARISSQEIHFQNSSVDFLVALNQQALDFHKTELSRNSAVILNSDKVVNAGLGPRVSVFSVPLIKLAKKSGGAEVMMNNVALGLTAFLLRVDFPALEQAIRETFSWATPEVIDLNIKVALAGFDFARENFKGRELAFSLTREKLGKNLLLSGNDAFCLGAIKAGCKFFAAYPMTPINSMIAYFAAKARELNIVYFQPEDEISAINSAIGASTCGLRSMVATSGGGFSLMVEALGMAGMTETPLVIVEGQRTGPSSGLPTWTGQGDLRFVLHSSQDDFPKVVLAPGDAEECFWQMIGAFNLAEKYQLPVIVLADKYLCESRKTFAIDDPDVKIDRGLLSFSKDYQRYRLTKNGISPRAIVGQSESPIFISSYEHDQSGFASEDPANKKAMMEKRMKKMETLKREMPRPKVFGSKKAEIGFISWGSNKGSVLEAQKILKKEKIETKFLHLNFLNPFPAASAANFLKSCKKILLVEQNFTGQLGGLVQEKTGINIEDRLLKYDGRPILPEEIVKKIKKIL, encoded by the coding sequence ATGGGAAAAACAGATTTCACTTTTAAGATTGCCGGCGAGGCAGGTCAAGGAATTGCCTCTTCGGGTCTGGTATTCTCCAAGATCGCTTTAAGGTCGGGTTATTTTGTTTTTGATTTCAGCGAGTACCCGTCTTTGATTCGCGGCGGGCACAATGTCTACGGCGCCAGGATTTCCAGTCAAGAAATTCATTTTCAGAACTCGTCGGTAGACTTCTTAGTGGCTCTGAATCAGCAGGCTCTCGATTTTCACAAGACAGAGCTTTCTCGAAATTCGGCCGTCATTTTGAATTCGGACAAGGTTGTCAACGCCGGTCTTGGACCTAGAGTCAGCGTTTTTTCGGTTCCTTTGATAAAGCTGGCCAAAAAGAGCGGCGGCGCCGAAGTGATGATGAATAACGTTGCTTTAGGCCTGACTGCTTTTTTGCTGCGGGTTGACTTTCCGGCTTTGGAACAAGCTATCAGGGAAACTTTTTCCTGGGCAACGCCGGAAGTCATTGATTTGAATATCAAAGTGGCCCTGGCCGGGTTTGATTTTGCCAGAGAAAACTTCAAAGGCAGAGAGCTTGCCTTCAGTTTGACCAGAGAAAAGTTAGGCAAGAACTTGCTTTTGTCCGGCAACGATGCTTTCTGCCTCGGAGCCATAAAAGCCGGCTGCAAATTCTTTGCCGCCTACCCGATGACGCCGATAAACTCGATGATCGCCTATTTTGCCGCTAAAGCCAGGGAATTGAATATAGTCTACTTTCAGCCAGAAGACGAAATCTCGGCCATCAATTCGGCCATCGGCGCCTCAACTTGCGGTTTAAGGTCAATGGTGGCCACTTCCGGGGGCGGCTTTTCTCTTATGGTTGAAGCCCTAGGCATGGCCGGTATGACAGAAACTCCTTTAGTTATTGTTGAAGGGCAGAGAACCGGTCCTTCCAGCGGCCTGCCCACCTGGACCGGCCAGGGAGATTTAAGATTCGTTCTACATTCTTCTCAGGACGACTTTCCGAAAGTGGTTTTGGCTCCCGGAGACGCTGAAGAGTGTTTTTGGCAGATGATAGGCGCTTTTAATTTGGCAGAAAAATATCAGCTGCCGGTAATAGTTTTAGCCGACAAATACTTATGCGAAAGCCGGAAAACCTTTGCCATTGATGACCCTGATGTCAAGATTGACCGCGGCCTTTTGTCTTTTTCGAAAGATTATCAAAGATATCGACTGACAAAAAACGGCATTTCTCCCAGGGCAATCGTCGGCCAATCAGAATCCCCTATTTTCATCAGTTCTTACGAACACGATCAATCAGGGTTTGCCAGCGAGGATCCAGCCAATAAAAAAGCGATGATGGAAAAGAGGATGAAAAAAATGGAAACCCTGAAAAGAGAAATGCCAAGACCGAAAGTTTTCGGGTCTAAAAAGGCTGAAATCGGCTTCATCTCTTGGGGATCCAACAAAGGATCGGTTTTGGAAGCCCAAAAGATTCTTAAAAAAGAAAAGATAGAAACCAAGTTTTTACATCTTAATTTTTTGAATCCGTTTCCGGCAGCGTCGGCAGCAAATTTTCTTAAAAGTTGCAAAAAGATTTTGCTGGTCGAACAGAATTTTACCGGCCAGCTGGGAGGCTTGGTTCAAGAAAAAACGGGCATCAATATTGAGGATCGGCTTCTAAAGTATGACGGCAGGCCAATCTTGCCGGAAGAAATCGTTAAGAAGATAAAAAAGATTTTATGA
- a CDS encoding thiamine pyrophosphate-dependent enzyme, with the protein MKELDRFKTPAEIVWCKGCGNFGILESLQRAFQELRLKSNEIFAVYGIGCHGHMANYLNVNSFEGIHGRAIPLAIGAKIANKGLRVLAIAGDGDQLAEGGNHLIHASRKNPDITCLIHNNQLYSLTVGQASPTSEKGIKTKTTPQGVVEPQLNHLALAIASGATFVARSFSGDIPHLTKILIEAINHKGFSVVDILQPCTSLNYLNTFSWYKQRIYKLEETDHNARDKRKAFAKTQEWGEKIPVGVFYKEERPTLEEQLLPSKEMILAEQPVGVSIKKLLSEFQ; encoded by the coding sequence ATGAAAGAATTAGATCGTTTTAAAACTCCGGCCGAGATTGTTTGGTGCAAAGGCTGCGGCAATTTCGGCATTTTAGAGTCTCTGCAAAGAGCTTTCCAGGAGTTGCGGCTAAAATCCAATGAGATTTTTGCCGTTTACGGCATTGGCTGCCACGGCCACATGGCCAATTATCTGAACGTTAACAGTTTTGAAGGGATCCACGGCCGGGCCATTCCGCTCGCCATCGGCGCTAAAATCGCCAACAAGGGTTTAAGAGTGCTGGCAATCGCCGGAGATGGCGACCAGCTGGCCGAAGGCGGAAATCATTTGATCCACGCTTCGAGAAAAAACCCGGACATCACCTGTCTTATTCATAATAACCAGCTTTATTCTTTGACCGTCGGTCAGGCTTCGCCGACATCAGAGAAAGGCATAAAAACGAAAACCACCCCGCAAGGGGTTGTCGAACCGCAGCTGAATCATTTGGCTTTGGCAATCGCTTCGGGGGCCACTTTTGTCGCCCGTAGTTTTTCCGGAGACATTCCCCACCTGACAAAGATTTTAATCGAGGCGATCAATCATAAAGGCTTTTCGGTGGTTGATATCCTGCAGCCGTGCACCAGCCTGAATTATCTGAATACTTTTTCTTGGTATAAACAGCGGATTTATAAGCTTGAAGAAACTGACCACAATGCCAGAGATAAAAGGAAAGCTTTTGCAAAAACTCAGGAGTGGGGAGAAAAAATTCCGGTAGGCGTTTTCTACAAAGAAGAAAGGCCTACTTTAGAAGAACAGTTGTTGCCGTCAAAAGAGATGATTCTGGCTGAACAGCCCGTAGGAGTTTCGATCAAAAAACTCTTGTCCGAATTCCAATAA
- a CDS encoding transposase, with amino-acid sequence MPKRKRGFVNKEIYHIAMRRIGDELLFRDTDDYYRGVFSIYEFNTSKPTEIYIRRRARTAEKKKVGGPTSHTDEREKLVEVLTFALMPNHIHLLLKQLKDGGITNFVRKIGSGYPLYFRKKHNQLNKGYFFQGRFTSVHIKSVSQLIAVFAYIHTNPLSLIEPGWKGGKVKNPRKAIEFLEKKYKWSSYQDYLGKKNFPSVTDRDFLLETIGGQERAREIVNDWIKHKKTIKGINEVSLE; translated from the coding sequence ATGCCTAAAAGAAAAAGGGGGTTCGTAAACAAAGAGATTTATCACATTGCTATGAGAAGAATCGGCGACGAACTCCTTTTTAGAGATACCGACGATTATTACCGCGGGGTGTTTTCAATCTATGAATTTAATACTTCTAAGCCGACGGAAATATATATACGAAGACGCGCGCGAACCGCCGAAAAGAAAAAAGTAGGAGGTCCGACCTCCCACACTGATGAAAGAGAAAAATTAGTTGAAGTCTTGACTTTCGCGCTGATGCCAAACCACATTCACCTTCTTTTAAAACAGTTAAAAGACGGCGGGATAACTAATTTTGTAAGAAAAATTGGGTCGGGTTACCCTCTCTACTTTAGAAAGAAACACAATCAACTCAACAAAGGTTACTTTTTTCAAGGAAGATTCACTTCGGTTCATATAAAATCAGTCAGTCAATTAATAGCTGTTTTTGCCTATATCCACACCAACCCATTGTCTTTAATAGAACCTGGCTGGAAAGGAGGAAAAGTTAAAAATCCGCGAAAGGCAATTGAGTTTTTAGAAAAAAAATATAAATGGTCAAGTTATCAAGACTATCTTGGCAAAAAGAATTTTCCGTCAGTGACCGACCGAGATTTTCTTCTAGAGACAATCGGCGGGCAAGAAAGGGCCAGAGAAATCGTCAATGACTGGATAAAACATAAAAAAACCATAAAGGGGATAAATGAAGTTTCTCTAGAATGA